From Daucus carota subsp. sativus chromosome 6, DH1 v3.0, whole genome shotgun sequence:
ACTTTTTACGTGGTGTTTGGCAAAAATAAGCAGAAGTGCTTATTTTGGGTTTTTAAGCCAGAAGTTGGAAGCTAGACATGCTAGCTTTTTTTGAGCTTTTCCCGTGATTTGCATTTATTatgaagttttaaaaattttaatatataataaactttatttattaataaagtttttaatattttaatgatttgattttttttaaaatttatacatttaaattaccaaacactcaattgacttataagaaaaagttatccaaacacttttaataacttataagttaagttcatttatcaattataatccacttctttattttaagcaataaatcACACTTTTAAGTTAAGCCAAACGCCCCCTTTATCTTAGGCATTCTTCTGTCCATTCCAGAAAGAGAAAGGTCAATTATTGGAGTGGCATGTACTGCTCACTGGTCACAATATCACTATTCGATAAGCTTCGGATACCGGACAATTATAATTGATTCAAACCATTTTGTTTGTTGGtgatctgatttaaaatatatatggataATAACAAAATCTACCCACTCCTTGCTCTGCAACAGGGGTCCCTTCGTCGTTTCCCCTCAAACTTCCAAAATGCATTCACaattataatcaattaataaattatataaaattagaaaaattatcaTTTGTAAAAAAACATCAATCTTAGAAATATGATTAATGAGAACATTTCTATGAGTTCATCATTTGTAAAAAAACATCAATCTTAGAAATATGAGAGAACATTTCTATGAGTTCTAATAACCATGATTATTAAACAGATTCAATTAAACATGCTAGGTATCCATGTACCCTAATAATTCGGCCAAATCTATAGTTGATTTTGTAATTCTAGTTCATAAAATTACTTGGCATATTGGTTACAAGTTACTTTGTATGTGGTCAGTATTGAATATATGCCCTCCATGGTAACGTAATTTTCGATTAAGGCGATTAATATTGTGTTAATGGATCAGCTTTTCTTTCAAAAGTTGTGTTAATTGAGCATATCAATGATTATAGTATTTGTCAACCAACACTCAACTCCAACTGAGAAAATAACTTTGTGACAGCTTAAGAAGTTGAGTTGATTATCAGCAGAAAAGAGAACAAACGTGAGatgaaaataattcaaataCATAGCTCAAACTTTAAACAacagtaaaacatatataaacatatagtcaTAGTCATATAGAGTGAAAGTGTTCACGAGCATGCAGACATTATTAACAgtgctacatgcacaaaattgggtacaCAATTTTGCACAAAATAAAGTGGCAACTGAGGTGGAAAGTTTCAATTGGTGCTATTAATGCATAGGGGCATGTTCCAATCAAAAGTTAACACATACTTATTATGTGAATGCTTTTATACCCAATTTTGTGCTTCTAGCATTTTCCTTATTAACTACGGAACAACAGGAATTGCTACAGCACGAAGCGGGTGAAGCTTGGCCAGAGTGATCCCAAACTTATCCTCCATGTCCAAATCTCCTGGTGCAATCCCACCTTCAAGTTTCCAGTCGAAACAATTTATGAGGGATCCCACCATGATGGGCACCATCCTCATGGCCAGGGGCAATCCAGGACATTTCCTTCGACCCGCGCCAAATGGAATCAGCTCGTAATCATGCCCATACACGTCAACTTTGGAGTCCATGAATCTCTCCGGATGGAATGACAGTGGATTTTCCCATAGCGTGGGATCGCGTCCGAAAGCCCATACATTCACCATCACTTGCGAATTTTTGGGAATTATATAGCCACTTAATTCAACATCTTCTGTCACTTGGCGTGGTAGTAAGAAGGGAACTGGTGGGTGCAACCTTGCAGTCTCTTTCACAATGCATTGCAAATAAGTCAACTTAGAAACGTCTGCTTCTTCTACTATCTTGCCTTTTCCAATCACTTGATCCAGCTCAGCTTTCGCCTTGGCCAATACCGTTTCCGGATTTCTTAATACCTCAGCCATCGTCCATTCCACTGTACTTGAAGTCGTATCTGTTCCTGCAGCGAACAAATCCTGCCCAAGTAAATAATTGTTAGAATACTATATGATACTGATAAGCACTCCTCCTAATACTTTCACATTTCGCAGAATCAATTACTTACCATGGTAAGAGCTTTCTTATATATACTATAGAACAAGAGTAGTGCaacatgcacaaaattgggtacaGAATTTTGCACAAAATGGCGTGGCAACTGAGGTGGATAGTTTTAATTGGTGCTATTAATGCATATACAGGGGGCCATTCCAATCAAATGTTAACACATACTCATTATGTGAATATTTTTGTAATCAATTTTGTGCAACTAGCATTTTCCATAAAACAAAGCACTTATATACACAAGGAAAAGGATTATCTCACCGTGAGCAAGTGATTGGCGTGTCCTTTCTCAATTTCATTTGTTCGCAACAATTTCAGCAGTTCGTCGAGCACATCTGCACTAAGACTGTTGTCAGCTCCCAACTTCTTCAGCTCCAAACGCTCGTTCACCATACCATCAAACAACTTGATCAACTTTCCAAAATAAACACTTGATCGTCGTTTGATACCTTGAGGATCGAAAGCCCTAAGAATAGGAAAATAATCCACAAAATTCGGCGTACCTGCCTCCTTCATAATGTTCCACACCGTGTCCTTAAACTCCTTAGTGTCACTACCATGATACGGATCTACCATATCCTTGGAAAACATGGTATTAGACAAAAGATTAAGCGCAGTCTGAAAAGCAGCACAACCAATATCTACAGCCTCCCCTCTTTCGCTACACTTAGTAACGTATCCAACAAGCTCCTGCACCTTATTCGTTCGAAGATGATGATTAGCATCCAGCTTGCTAGTTGTAAAAATATAAGAGCTCATAATTTTTCTTAGATTCCTCCACTGATTTCCAACAGGCAACCATGCAACCGAGAACTTGAAATGGTCTTGGGCACGTATAGCATCGGGATGGGGCCGAGTAGAGAAGGCCAGGTCTTGCTTTTGGAGGACTTCTCGAGCTGCAGTCGGTGAAGAGATAATTATGGTGGTTATACGTCCCAGTCTTAGACTCATAATCGGACCGTAAACCTGAGCCAGGTTGGCTAAGGATTTATGCGGGTGTTTGCCGAGGTTGTGTATATTTCCTATGAGTGGTAAGGGGAAGGGTCCTGGTGGAAGCTTTTGAACAGCTTTCATATGATTTTTTTGTAGTAAGAAGAGTGAAAAGGCCAGCAGTATGCACAGCACACTGATCAAAAAGATCTCCATATGCGCTGGTTCTGGTTGAACCTTGACGAAGGGTTAATATACTGATAAACAATAAAGAAGATGAGGGTTGGGATGCTTATGCAATTGTGTTAGTTTCTGTTTCTATTTATACACAAACAGGACCGGCAGAAAATAGAAATCAATGGTTCCAATTAAAACAACCTAAAACGTCTATGTCCAGAATACTGCTTAAAGATTTGACACTTCAATTATTTCTCAAACAAATGTTGTTGGCGTCACGCCATCTCCAACGGTGGAAGCagttttttatctaaatttttgtCCAAATTTAGACCGAATTATCTTTTCATTTTAACTATTCGGCCTAAATTttggtccaaattcatatactccctccgtcccggtcaattCTATACGGTTTAtttttcgggatgtcccatcatttctatacattcccaaaatagcaattttttataatataaaacactattacacccactaatttCTTCagctatctccattctataatactaaaaacactattacacccaccactttcctccactatctcaaatctattattaaaaataaatgggtcTCAGCACTTTACCcacttctcatctaactttactcaaaTCTTACCCTTTTTCTTCGTTTCCGTGTCgaatcccaatgtatattattcattgggacggagggagtatacatattttattcttcaaactttctttctattattattattattattattattattattattattattattattattattatattttaataataatataaaatttcatattaatcttaaacttataaatttatttaattagaaaaacGCTACATTCAaacaaagaaaatcaaaagaaatttaACATCTTACTatattaactaaaaaaaataaaagaaagttttagtttatattatgatttctTCTAAGTTGCAGTTTCAATCAAGTTTTATCGAGCGTAATCTCtattttatgtttaattaatgtattgttaatttgaatttaataaatttaagagtctttagttttattatatttcagaattaaatataatttgtaattatttaataattattctaacatataatcaatcaactaactaaatatacaaaacataaaaggttattattatattattaaaaagatttaggCAAGTGAATAGGGTTGGCCTCAATTTAGGCAGGCACCGTTCACCGGTCTAAATTTAAACCAAGATTTAGGTCACTATCGGAAAAATTTACGTCGAAACTGGTCCAAATTTGGACCTTTAGCCCCCTGTTGGactaacaaccattttttaattaagttttgattttttttatttcaatctCATAAATAATGATAACGTTATTTCGGTAGTTGTCCCGATATTGATGTGATTCCACCAATTAACTCATGATTCAaccatttaaatataatttttgttttttacgACACTCATGTGGATACATTTTTATCATctctaataaattattttttgtagCTCTCTTAACTAATTCTTGATCCTGCCTCCTTGTACAGAAATTATTAACGTTGGTGTTCGTAGAGGTTTGGGTGCTTTAAACGATTTTTAAAACTGATGCTCCTATTTTTCAAGAtcgtaaatgaaaattttacatacatTCAAActaatatacaataatataataaaaacatttatttaaaattaacacaatcaattaaagtgcatgtaaatatataaatacatagaTTTATCATTATATGCAATAGTAGAATTTTTTGGTACTTGGTACTTTTATGACAGTGATGCCCAGGACGTCCATCTTGGTCGCCATAACAAGGGCCAGTCCTGGATGTTTCCGTTGAGAGACTTATGAAAATGAACACTTGTTCGTCATTTAATACCTTGAGGATCGATAGACCTAAGAATAGGAAAATAATCCGCAAAATTAGGCTTACCGGACTCCATCAtaaggagcctaaatgaagagcctcttggagatgctctctaATGGAGCTCTTAAACAAGCTCCTATCCTTCAATTTAAAGAGCAAATCAAAAAatagtgctccaatgggctcctagatgctctttaaaaatttaagagcctaCCATCTCTCCACTCTTTTgaagagcatctagtagctcctaactaatattatattaatttttctccCACTACACATTCAacctttctctctcttttcactTCTCTCtctaatttatatgaataaaataagaaTAGAGAGCATGTTTAAAGAGGAGCATTGGAGTTGGAAGATTTTTCAatgtagagcatctccaatagtctcttagTTGGCTCctatgtataatataaaatattaagctcCTAGTAAGTTAGTACATTGTTAGGAGTTTGAACTCCAATAATGCTCTTTATACTCACTcttaacattatattttattattatttgaactcCACTATGATAAAAGTACAAAGTCACATGGGTGATAgtgaatattatattacaaaaaacaAGTTAAGAGCCTTGTAGTGGCtcctaaaagagaggagagagaagggCCTCTTAGTATTTTTAAGAGCCATTAAGAGCCTATTGGAGCTCTATTTTCTCTTATCCTCTTTACTTTTGGTTTTAAGAGCCACTTTAAGAggttattggagatgctcttaactcACTAAGagccacatattatattatattttaaaaagtgatttaagagcaccattggagatgctctaacttgagatttgaggagggagagaaaaaatgttgctccaagagactcttaagtggctcttaaatcactaagagcctcttgtttctctctcctctctcctcaaagttaagagccaccacattattcctaacttattttttcacaataaaaaaatccttcatTCCACTTCACCTCCATCTTTtcatctcttttgttatagtggagcccaatatatgaataaaatatgaaatagagaagagatgtagagagtattattggagccacattttttatattatatttaggaccCAACAAAGaagctcttggagatgctctaatgctCCACACCGTTTCCTTAAACTCCTTAGCTACATTCCCATGATACGGATCTGCCATATCCTTGGAAAACATGGTATTAGACAAAAGATTAAGCGCGGTCTGAAAAGCAGCACGACCAATATCTACAGCCTCCCCACTTTCGCTACACTTAGTAATGTATCCAACAAGCTCCTGCACCTTGTTTGTTCGAAGATGATGATTTGCATCCAGCTTGCTAGTAGTAAAAATATAAGTGCTAATAATTTTTGTCATCTGTAGCCTCATTCTTATCAGTGGTGTTTACAGGGCCGACTTTAGAGATTTGGGTGCTCTAGACGATTTTTGAAACTGATGCTCCTATTTTTTCAAGatcataaatgaaaattttacttacattcaaatcaatatacaatgaccatacaaaaaaaaaaagttcaatatacaataaaatcatataaatattgGTTTAAGATTAACACAATCAATTCAAatgcatgtaaatatataaatacaaaaatttatcattaaaTACTACATATGCATGAATTTGTTGATGTCCTAGGATAGTGTGTCCAAGATCCGTTGAGAGATTTAAGAGTCATCCAGATAGTTCACAACCTTCGTGACAacaaccataatctgcaacGTACTTCCGAAAGCCATAGTTATTGCTCTCCAAACACTAACCATAGATTAGGACACTCTTGGGGGCATGGCCCTGATGTAGCTCTGTTGTAGACTGATATATAATACAGAACATCAGAGCCCGTTTTGGTGTGTGGAAAAACTAAACCTTACTCCCAGAGGCGGATCTTAGAAGGGGTAAGAGGGGGCAACtgaccccccttaatttttattttttttaatattatacatatttttaggttgtaaaattgaaattgacccccttaatttttttgtgaccccttttatttttttttacaaaaaaattgaccccccttaaCTTTATAGTCAGATCCGCCACTGCTTACTCCGTTATTTAGAAACGCTAATAAACTTACTGGTGTAGGAAATGACAAATATGAGAAAGAAAAATGCTCATACTAcaagattattattataataattgtccaatAGTTAGAGAGCTGAAGTCAAGCTATATTTGTTTTTCATAAATTTGGTCACAAAAGATGTGTCGTTTTTGTATAATTAAGAAGTAGTTATTTGGTAGTTATCTATTCTGTTTTGAGAATCGAATCCATGCACGCCTCTTGTCGATTTCCACAGGTCTGGTTAGCTAATCACTAAATCACTCTCTTAGTTCTCTGTGttgctttcttttttctttccctACTgacatttattaaaattttatgtccAGATAAAAATTTCTCCTCAAGCTGGCTTCCCTTGAAACTCCCTGCAGCTGAAGTTGTGATAGTTAACTGCAGTTCAGGTCTGTACACCATACCACAGTTTATTGGGAGTATGGATAAACTGAAGGTTCTCATTGTCACAAATTATGGGTCTTCCTTCTCTAAGCTAGACAACTTTTATTGTCTTGGAAGTTTACCCATTCTAAGGTGAATCAGATTAGAACGATCGAGTTTCATTATCTTCCCTTAACACGTCCTCAATCGAGTTGGTGAACCTGCAGAAGATAACTTTTACAATGTGTGAGATCGGCGAGGCATTTGAGAATGGTACTATATATGGACCTCCCTCGCATCTTCCCTAATCATCTGGAACTTGAGATTGACTGTTGTGATGACTTGATGAAATTGCATGCTGGAATCTGTAATGTTGTCAGTCTTAAGAAGATCTGCATCACTTACTGCAATGAGCTATCTTTGCTTCCAGAGGAGATCGGCAGGCTCAGAAATCTTGAAGTCTTGAGGCTCAATTCTTGTACAAAGCTATTAGAGTTGCCAGAGTCAATTGGAAACCTCCAAAAATTAACAGTTCTTGATATATCTGATTGCTTAAGCATAAGTAATTTGCCTAGAACAGTAGGTGAGTTGTGTGCTTTAAAAAAGTTCCACATGAGAGGTTGCGAAGGATTGTCAGACCTACATAAGCTTCCCTCATCTGTAAAAGATCTGACGCTATTAGAGAAGGTGATATGTGATGAAGAAGCTAGTCATCTATGGAAAACATATCGAAGCCATTTGAAAAATCTGGTAGTCGAAGAGGTAAAAGAAGATGCATTTGAAAGCCTTATGAGGGTCATCTAACCAATTCAGCATTGTTGACACAGCAAAAGAATGTTGTACAGCGTTTAGATTTCTGAAATCAGAACTTCTGATTGTATACTACTGGCAAGTGGCAACACTTGGGTTTTCATTGTTATTCATAGATATGTGTAAATTCTATAGAGTGTAGTAACATGTCATTCAGAAAATCTCCAGGTTTCCAGATGCTAATGTATTTAAAGTTGGTTAAAGACACATATCCATGTAAGCTTGAAAAGTACGTCAATAATTAGTTCTCTTGTGTTGGGACAGGAACTCAATGTGGTGCATGCAATTGAAACTTTTGTTTTTGGTTGAGCTATGATTTGGTTTGTTATTCACATAATTATCCTGTTCTCTATTTTGTCAGAATTGGTTTTATTAAGTTTGTAAGAATGTAAGTGCATTTGCTCAATTTAGTGTCTTTGATTCAAGTGTGAAAGTCCATGCCTTCTCGAGCTTTTAGCATAAACGTTCCGTGACCAAGCCGCTTAAGAGGGAGTGAGGGACAGTCCGAGAAAGAAATTATAACATCCAGTCCACaaccatatgtatatatatccgTTTATTGACTCGTAGTATCTATTAATGGTTTAAAGCTATCCCTTATTGTAGATTCGAAGTCCGAATTCACACACAAACTTCTAGAATCTGGTGTCTCTGCACTTCCAGCTGGACCAAATTctcatactctctccgtctcaatttataggtcccttTTGGACAAAAAATTTGTCCCacaatacttgtccctctcttttttcaatacaaatttatttctatattaattataaattttttgaaactcaacattattctcatttctcaatgcactaaatctctatatttattgtgatttttttgaaactcaattaTATTCTCCCTTATCAATgtactaattaatgatatatgagataaaattatatctaatcaactacttttttcttaatatgcgtgtttattccaaaaaggacctataaattgagacggggaGTACCATTTATAATATACAAGCCAAGCTCACAATTAGATACGTACAGGGTCCCGACAAACCAACAAACCATCACAAGTCGATCTAAAATTAATCAGAGGTTTGCCCAAAATTTTAGTAAATTCTACATCCGTTATTAACTTGTATCTATACAAACTTCTTATTCTAAACGGTGTCCATGTTACAGAAATGCTCACAAATGTTTATTATGAAAGACGCTAGAGGACTAACTTCGCAGAAAGCCATTCCTTTTATTACATCGTATCTGACTGTACCCCCTTGAAATGTATTGGCATTTTTAGTTtgtatagtattttttttccttctcaGTTTGATAACTCAAATTTATGAGTAAAATTGGATGTGATATGATATAGATGGTACATTACATCTGAcatgttttaaatttgaaaacagaTTTACGTGTTCAACTTCGCTGTAATGAACCCATAAGTGAAGAATTCCCTTCAGCCAAATTCATATGTGATGTATGAATCACAATAATAGTTGCCAGCAGTGTGATCGCCAATGTGCTCTACTTTGCAAAACATTTCAAAATTCTTCAAAGGTGATGTTGAAGATTGCGTGTTTGGTAAAGTTTTCCATAAAATTCAACGCCGATGTCTTGTACATacaagttactccctccgtcgttTTCCTAGATCTTTTGGTTGTCACTTTTTAACGTAATTTAATGTGATTAAAAggtatattttcatattttttttaaattaaaatttatagtttatattttattcataaaaatattttaagaataataaataaaaatatatttttaattattttaaattacatgtAAAATGTTAGAATGACAGGTGAAAAagaacttataatatataaaagtcaTGCCGACT
This genomic window contains:
- the LOC108227469 gene encoding geraniol 8-hydroxylase-like, with translation MEIFLISVLCILLAFSLFLLQKNHMKAVQKLPPGPFPLPLIGNIHNLGKHPHKSLANLAQVYGPIMSLRLGRITTIIISSPTAAREVLQKQDLAFSTRPHPDAIRAQDHFKFSVAWLPVGNQWRNLRKIMSSYIFTTSKLDANHHLRTNKVQELVGYVTKCSERGEAVDIGCAAFQTALNLLSNTMFSKDMVDPYHGSDTKEFKDTVWNIMKEAGTPNFVDYFPILRAFDPQGIKRRSSVYFGKLIKLFDGMVNERLELKKLGADNSLSADVLDELLKLLRTNEIEKGHANHLLTDLFAAGTDTTSSTVEWTMAEVLRNPETVLAKAKAELDQVIGKGKIVEEADVSKLTYLQCIVKETARLHPPVPFLLPRQVTEDVELSGYIIPKNSQVMVNVWAFGRDPTLWENPLSFHPERFMDSKVDVYGHDYELIPFGAGRRKCPGLPLAMRMVPIMVGSLINCFDWKLEGGIAPGDLDMEDKFGITLAKLHPLRAVAIPVVP